Part of the Desulfobulbaceae bacterium genome is shown below.
CATCCTCGATACAACAACTTTTTTGTTCTTTCCGGCCTGGGGAGCGGCATCCTCATCAGCACAGTCTTCATGCTGATTGTCATTCTCTGCCTCTTTTCCGACTCATTCCTGCTCTAACCAACAAGGACCACCGCTATGCAGCTTGATGCCCGCATCCCTTTGGGACCGCTTCCGGAAAAATGGGACCGCTGCCGTTTCGAGACCCAACTGGTCAACCCGGCCAACAAAAGAAAATTTGAAATAATCGTGGTCGGCACCGGCTTGGCCGGGGCCTCGGCCGCCGCCTCGCTGGCTGAGTTAGGCTACAACGTCAAGGCCTTCTGCCTCCAGGATTCTCCCCGCCGCGCTCACAGCATCGCGGCCCAAGGCGGCATCAACGCCGCCAAGAACTATCAAAATGATGGCGACAGCATCAGACGCCTTTTCCATGACACCATCAAGGGCGGAGATTTCCGGGCTCGGGAGGCCAATGTCTATCGGCTGGCCCAGATCAGCAACACCATCATCGACCAGTGTACAGCCCAGGGTGTCCCCTTTGCCCGAGACTATGGGGGACACCTCGCCAACCGCAGCTTCGGCGGGGCGCAGGTATCCCGCACCTTTTACGCCAGAGGCCAGACCGGTCAACAACTGCTGCTCGGGGCTTACAGCGCCATGATGCGACAAGTAAAGGCCGGTCGGGTGCAAATCTTTGCTCGCAAGGAGATGCTGGACTTAGTGGTGGTCGACGGTCGGGCCAGGGGCATCGTCACCAGAGATCTAGTCAACGGGGCTATCGAGAGTCACACCGCCCATGCCGTCATCCTCGCCACCGGCGGCTACGGCAATGTCTACTATCTCTCAACCAACGCCATGTCATCCAACGTCAGCGCATCCTGGCGGGCCTGCAAACGCGGGGCAGGCTTTGCCAACCCGAGTTTTGTCCAGATCCACCCGACCTGCATTCCAGTTCATGGAGACTATCAGTCCAAACTCACCTTGATGAGCGAGAGCCTGCGCAACGACGGTCGGGTGTGGACCCCGGCCCGTGCTGACGACCAACGCCCACCACATCAGATCCCAGAGCAGGAACGGGACTACTACCTCGAAAAAAAATATCCCAGCTTCGGGAACCTAGTGCCGCGTGACGTCGCCTCCCGCAATGCCAAGGAACAGTGCGATCAAGGCAAGGGCGTGGGACCGACAGGCCTTGCCGTCTACCTTGATTTTGCCCAAGCCATCACCCGTGACGGGGAAGCAGCCATCCGTCGCAAATATGGCAACCTCTTTCATATGTACGAAAAAATCACCAACCATGACCCGGCAACAGAGCCGATGATGATCTATCCGGCGGTCCACTACACCATGGGCGGGCTGTGGGTGGACTATCACCTGATGAGCACTATCCCCGGCCTGTTCGTGGCTGGCGAGGCCAACTTCTCCGACCACGGCGCCAATCGACTCGGAGCCAGCGCCCTGATGCAGGGCCTGGCTGACGGGTACTTCATCCTGCCAACCACCATTGGAGGTTATCTGGGCGCTACCCCCCCTCCTCCCTTGACCAGCGATGGGCGATCAACCTTTGACGAAGCCAAGACCTTGGCCACGGCCAGAACCAACACCCTGCTGACTATCGGCGGCCAACGAACACCTGATGACTTCCATCGCGAACTTGGACTTCTGATGTGGAACGGCTGCGGTATCGCCCGCAACGCCCACGGACTGACCGAGGCGCTTGCGCGGATTCCAATGATTCGCGACGAATTCTGGCAGAACCTCAAGGTTCCGGGAACCGGCGCCGAACTCAACCAGACCTTGGAACGAGCTGGCCGGGTAGCAGACTTTCTGGAATTTGCCGAAATCATGGTCCGCGACGCCTTGGCCCGTGAAGAGTCCTGCGGCTGCCATCTCCGTGAGGAGAGCCAGACCGAGGAACATGAAGCCAAGCGCAATGACGAGGCCTTCTGCCACGTGGCGGTATGGGAGTTGGATGCCGACGACGGACGCCCTAAGCTCCACAAGGAGCCGCTGAGCTTTGACTTCACCACACCCAGTCAAAGGAGCTACACATGAAATCAATCTCCCTAACTCTCAAGATCTGGCGGCAAGCAGGGGCCGATGCGCCCGGCGCCTTCCAGACCTTGGAGACCGGACAACTCTCTACCGACATGTCCTTTCTTGAGATGCTCGACGTGATCAACGAACGTCTCATTACCACCAACCAGGCCCCAGTGGCCTTTGACCATGATTGCCGTGAAGGGATCTGCGGCATGTGCGGGTCTGTGGTCAACGGAGAGCCCCACGGACCCGAGAAACGAACAACCCTCTGCCAACTCCACCTGCGCCATTTTACCGACGGATCAACACTGGTAATTGAGCCTTTCCGGGCCAGATCGTTTCCGGTAATCAAGGACCTGATCGTCAACCGCAGCGCCTTTGACAACATCATTGCCGAGGGCGGCTATGTCTCGGTCAACACCGGCAGCGCCCCGGACGCCAATGCCACGCCAGTCTCAACAAGCCGGGCAGAGCAGGCCCTGGATGCAGCGGAGTGCATTGGCTGCGGGGCGTGTGTGGCGGCCTGCCCTAACGCCGCAGCCATGCTCTTTGTCGGGGCCAAAATCTCCCATTTGGCCCTGCTTCCCCAAGGCGATCCCGAACGTAACCGCCGGGTCATCGCCATGGTGCGCAAGATGGACCAACTGGGGTTTGGTAACTGCTCGAATGAACGCCGCTGTGAAGACGTCTGCCCCAAAGGGGTTGCCATCAGCAACATCGCCCGGATGAATCGCGAGTTTTTACGGGCCATTACTTTGACAGACAAGGGGTGAGAAAAAATTACGATTTACTCATGATCAATTGAGGAGAGGAAAAATGAAGAGTTTACAAGTCGGAACATACGAAATTTTCTGGTTAAACGGCGGGGCCTTTGAGCTGGATGGCGGGACCATGTTCGGGCCGGTTCCCAAGATCATCTGGTCAAAGCGGTACCCGGTTGACC
Proteins encoded:
- a CDS encoding fumarate reductase/succinate dehydrogenase flavoprotein subunit encodes the protein MQLDARIPLGPLPEKWDRCRFETQLVNPANKRKFEIIVVGTGLAGASAAASLAELGYNVKAFCLQDSPRRAHSIAAQGGINAAKNYQNDGDSIRRLFHDTIKGGDFRAREANVYRLAQISNTIIDQCTAQGVPFARDYGGHLANRSFGGAQVSRTFYARGQTGQQLLLGAYSAMMRQVKAGRVQIFARKEMLDLVVVDGRARGIVTRDLVNGAIESHTAHAVILATGGYGNVYYLSTNAMSSNVSASWRACKRGAGFANPSFVQIHPTCIPVHGDYQSKLTLMSESLRNDGRVWTPARADDQRPPHQIPEQERDYYLEKKYPSFGNLVPRDVASRNAKEQCDQGKGVGPTGLAVYLDFAQAITRDGEAAIRRKYGNLFHMYEKITNHDPATEPMMIYPAVHYTMGGLWVDYHLMSTIPGLFVAGEANFSDHGANRLGASALMQGLADGYFILPTTIGGYLGATPPPPLTSDGRSTFDEAKTLATARTNTLLTIGGQRTPDDFHRELGLLMWNGCGIARNAHGLTEALARIPMIRDEFWQNLKVPGTGAELNQTLERAGRVADFLEFAEIMVRDALAREESCGCHLREESQTEEHEAKRNDEAFCHVAVWELDADDGRPKLHKEPLSFDFTTPSQRSYT
- a CDS encoding succinate dehydrogenase/fumarate reductase iron-sulfur subunit; this encodes MKSISLTLKIWRQAGADAPGAFQTLETGQLSTDMSFLEMLDVINERLITTNQAPVAFDHDCREGICGMCGSVVNGEPHGPEKRTTLCQLHLRHFTDGSTLVIEPFRARSFPVIKDLIVNRSAFDNIIAEGGYVSVNTGSAPDANATPVSTSRAEQALDAAECIGCGACVAACPNAAAMLFVGAKISHLALLPQGDPERNRRVIAMVRKMDQLGFGNCSNERRCEDVCPKGVAISNIARMNREFLRAITLTDKG